The genomic window GATTCCCGTCAGAGCGAAGCTGAGGCCCTGGTCAATCAATTCAGGGGGGAAGAACACGGGCGACGGGCGCCCCTGGTTGCTCAGGGCCCGCAGGAAGGGGCTCCAGTGCCCTTTCCCCATCAATCTGAGCAGGAGGGTGATAATGCGGCGCCACATCCTTTCAGCGGGGCCATTCCGCTGCGCGGAGTTCTGCCAGACGCGCCTGATTAGTGGGCTTGGAGAGCCATACCCGCGCCCATTCGGCGCCCAGACGCTGGCCGGCCTCGATGTCGGAAGGGTAATGCACTCCGCCGACCACGCGGTTCACCCCCACCTGCCGGCCTGCCTCCAGGATCGATTCCCGATGCCCAGGCGCCAGTTCTGCAAGGATCATGGCAAAGGCGAGGCCACGTGTGGCGTGCCCGCTAGGGTAGGAGAAACTGGCTTCCCGCTCGATGGCCGGGCTAACCTGGGGATCGGCATCATAGGGTCGAGGCCGGGCCAATTGTTTTTTCAAAGGGTCGGTGATCGCCTTGAGCTCCCTGGCGACTTCGTCAAACAGGGCGGACGTGCGCGGCCGGGTGCGGGCGTCCAGCGGCTCGCCTAGCGCCTCCGAGAAGGCCGAGGGCCCCAGGATGACCTCGGACCTCGCCTTCGCCACGGCTGCGGCCGTGCGGGTCCGCTGGGCCCAGAGAACAATGGCGGTGTCGATCCGGGCCGCCTCCGTGCCTGTGGCCGGGAAGGGCTCGACCTGGGCACGCGCGGGTACTAGGCAGACCAGAGCTGCGAGGGGCGCCAGCAGATGACGGGTGGAGAATGGGCTCATGGCGGCTCCAGGGGGGCAGTCCTGCTCCCAACGTACCGGTCGGACGTAACCCCGGAGTTACATCCCTACCCCCCCCGCGTGAAATGAGTGCAGCACCGGCCTCCGGCCGGCGCTGCCCTTCTCCGGTCTGACGAACCGGCACTCGCTAGTCGTCGTCATCCGGGTCGTTGTCGGCCGGGTGATCGCCACCAAGGGCGGCCTTCATCAGCTTGAAGAACACATCGGTGTTCTTCTGCACGCCCACGAAGCGAGCCCAGGCCCGGTTTCCGGTGCTGTAGGCGGAAACCGGAATATCCGCCGCCGTGTGTACCGCCTGGCCTTCGCCGTTCAACTGGCCCCGGACGAAGAAGCCGTTCCGGTCGATATCCCGCAGCTCAGGGATGGTCGCGTAGCCTTTGGCGCCGAGGAGCCCGCCGGCGCCCTTGAACTGGCCGGGCAGGAGGCTGTCGATGACGGGCGTGGGCTTGGAGAGCCAGCTCTCGTAGCGGTCACTGTTGGCGCCGAAACCGATCAGCATCTTGTTGTCGATGTCCATGGTCGCGGGGTAGCCGTCATTCAGGATCTGGTAGCTGGGGAAGCCGGCGAAATCGTAGGTTCCCACGGCGTTCTGGCGCGCCGGGACCACGCCGGGATCCAGGGAGGCGCTGTCGGAGGGGAGGTTCTTCAGGGCCGCTATCCCGCCGTTCAGGGAAAGCGCGCCGATCAGGCTGAACCCCGAGCATTCGTGGTCCGCGAGGACCAGCACGGTGGTGTCGCCGAGCCGGTCCGCCCACTTGCGCGCGACGCCCACGGCCCGGTCGAATTCCAGGGTTTCCCCGATGGCGCGGTCGGCATCCATCAGGTGGGACTGCTTGTCGATGTGGGCGCCTTCGATCATCAGAACGAAACCTTCGTGGTTGCGGGAAAGCACGTGAAAAGCGGCCTCGGCCATCTCGTCGAGCATGGGCTGGTCGGGGGCCTTGTAGTCGTCCACGGCGAACGTGGAGGCGCCCGGAGGCAGGATCCCCCGGCGTTTGGCGACCTTGTCCAGGGCCACGTTCATGTTCCCGTAGCCGAACAGGCCGAGCAGCTTGTCCGGTGCATGGCCGGCCGCGGCCGCCTTCAGGTCCGTGCTGTTGTCGACGTAGGCGAACCCCGCGCTCTTGAAATCCGCGATGAGGTCCCGGTTGGCACTGCCCTGGCCCGCGGGAGTGGCGGGCAGATCCCAACCCGCCAGCACATCGGCGGGAAGGGCCGGATAGCCGGTTCCGGCGGTGCGGCTTGAGTAGAGGGTCGTGGAAGGAAGGAACCACCTGCGGCCGCCCCCGAGCAGGACACGCAACCCGGTGCTCTTGCGTTCATCCAGGTACTGGTCCACGACGCCGGTGCCGTTGTTGCGGTTGGCGGTATGGACGGCGTTGGCGGCGGGGGTGGCGTCCTCCACGTCGGCTGTGGTGACCAGGCCCAGGGCCGTGCCCTTCACGCGATGCAGATACTCGGCCATGTATTCAACGCGCGGCGCGAAGAACGAGTTGGTCACATGCGCCGGATAGACACCCTCCTGGCTGTTGATGAAGTGGTTCCCGGTGCTGTAGCAGGCCATGCCCGGCGCTGAATCGGTGATGATGCTGTTCAGGGAATGGGTGCTCACCAGGCCTGTCCCTGGAAACTGGTCCATCTCCAGCCTGCCGTTGGGGTTTCCGGCCGTCACGCCGTACCGGACGATCCTGGCTGCGGTCCGGTGGGCGATGCCCATGCCGTCGCCCAGCATGATCACGATGTTCCGGGTGCGGTGTCTTCCCCCCATGCCCTGGAAGAAGGGATCGATGATCTGAATGTGCGAAGTGACGGTGGTGGTGCCCGAGCCATCGGTGAGTTCAGCGGTCAGCGTGTGCTGGCCCTTGTGCTCCAGGTGGGCGCCGCGGAGGTTGAACCCGGCCCACCCGGGGGATGAGATTCCGTCGGTGGTGACGGTTCCCTGGGCTCCCGACGTTAAGGTGGCCCGATGCCCATCGACCCAGAGGCGCGCCGAGAAGGGGCCTGAGCCTTGCCCTTCGATTCGGATGTCGAAGCGCTGGTTGACCAGGAACCTGGCGCCGTCCGGGGGCAACAGGGCGGCGCCGGTGGGAGCCGCCATCGCTTGCGCGGCCCCCAGTGCGGAGAGCAGGACAAGCAGGGCGCCTGCCCTGCGGATCTGCAGATTCGGATTCATGGATGGGCCTCCGTGGGATGAGGTGGACGTGCATGCTTCGGCGACATGCCGAGCAGGTCTTCAGGTCGATCCAGAAGCAGTCGGATATGAGTCACCCGCTCGTCCTCCTCCACGCGATAACCGACCTGCAGGCGACCGGTCACTTCGAGCGCAGAGGGCGTGTAGGGGACCTCCTGGCCGGGGGAGGAACGGACCACCACGTAAACCGCCTCCGGGGGCAGGTCCGCGGTCCCTCCGCCCTCCTCGTCGCAGGAAACGGGCCGGGGCGTGAGGTAGAACGCGCCCTTGGGCGCCACCTCCATTTTCGCCATGAACCCAACCAGCCTCACGCGCTTGCCGGAAAGCGCCAGAAGCCGGCCGGAAGGCTTGATCGCCGATGCGTCCACCTCGAAGAAGTCCTTGAAGGCTAGGTGTGGGAGGTCCTGGCCCGGAATGGGCACCGGTCCGGTGACCTCCGCCCCCAGGGCCTCCTGGCAGCAGCCAAGGATCAAGACGCTTGTCAGCAGGGTGCACCCGAACCGCCGAACCGTGCGGTAGGCAGACGTTCGTCTGGGGGATGGGGATGGATTGATCATCATGGTTGCCTCTGGGTGAGATGTGTAGGCAACCCACGGGCGCTGTCAACGCACGGCCAGGCTAGGATATTCCCGCTCCTCCGAGTGGATTTCGTTTGCAAATTTATCGTTCGCGGGCCTTTCCCTCAGCCCGCATGGAACCGGAAGGGATGGGTCCTGCCGACAATGTCACTCACAATTTCCCGTTCCGTCACCTGTTCCCGGGGAATGGCACGGCCACCAACCTGCGGGGCTTCGCAAGGCGCCTTCCCTTTTCGTGGGCAGAGTCCGTTTGCTCAAATGGCAGTTGGCCCCGGGTTGCGGTCAGATCTCCACCTGCAGCCGGTCGCCCCATTCGTTCTCGACCGTGAGAATCGAGTTGGCCCGCTGCCTTGGGTCCAACGTTGATTCATACTCGGCTTCCGCCTTCCTGCTATCGCGTAAACGCTTCTCCATTGCACGCGCTTCCCGGGATGCGGGACGGACTTCCGCTTGGCGCCTGCTCATGCGTGAGGGGGGCGCATCATGGAATTTTGGTCCTGGAATATTCGGTTGTGCATAGGCGGTCCTTCTTCTTATTCGGCGGCTAAAGCTCACCAGCCTTGGCCTCATGTCTCCGAAAGAGGCTGTGCTTTGGCCGATCAACGCAATTTTGTACGTGGGTAGAGGGCAGGGGATACCACATGAATTACCAGATGATGTCTTCCGGTCCGGTCTCCCTCATGTCCAGCACCAGGTGCAGGTTGGCCATGCGCAATACAAGCGCGATCCGCGATCCGATTCCACAGAGGATCAACCGCCCGCCAAGGTTTCTGGTCGAAACAAAACTCGCCACGATCTGGCCCACACCCAGGCTGTCAATGAATTCAACCGAAGAGCAGTCAAGGACGATCTTTCGCACCCCTAAACCAAGGGCTGCATGGACAGCCTCCGAAAGGTCCTCCTTGCCTTCGGCGGCCGTCAACTTCTGGCCCGGGGCTAGGATGAGGACATCCTTATCCATTATTTGGGTGAGGTGCATGGAGCCTCCCGTCCGCCTGGACTGGTTCATTAGAGCAGGGACCCGTAAAATCCGAGTAACGTCTCGACCCGTAGTGTTTCCGATTGGCCTGCATGATGCCGTGGCGTGAGCTGTTGAACTGGACAGGGAATGCTATGTCCGCCTCCGGCGACCTCCATGCCCACCACGCCGCGCACCGCGGCGGCGATAGCGTTCATTCCCGCCAGGACCTGCGCTGGAGGCAGTCCGGCTTCCCGGAGGATGCCAAGGAGGAGGGCTATTGCTTCAATTTGGCAGGATCTGTTGGTTGATTGTCATTGGAGCCAGGAGGAAGCACTGACATGCTTCTTGACATGACGAACGCTTCCTCGCCCCGAAAGCCTTCCCCGGATCGCCCCGTGGTCAAGGGCCCCAGGCGGATCGCCATGCTTGCCTTCCCAAATGTACAGGTGCTCGATGTCATGGGGCCGCTTGAGGTATTTTCCAGGGCTTCCCGGTGGCTTCGTGACCAGGGAAAATCCGCCGACCTGGTGTAT from Geothrix sp. 21YS21S-2 includes these protein-coding regions:
- a CDS encoding phosphatase PAP2 family protein, which gives rise to MSPFSTRHLLAPLAALVCLVPARAQVEPFPATGTEAARIDTAIVLWAQRTRTAAAVAKARSEVILGPSAFSEALGEPLDARTRPRTSALFDEVARELKAITDPLKKQLARPRPYDADPQVSPAIEREASFSYPSGHATRGLAFAMILAELAPGHRESILEAGRQVGVNRVVGGVHYPSDIEAGQRLGAEWARVWLSKPTNQARLAELRAAEWPR
- a CDS encoding alkaline phosphatase, which encodes MNPNLQIRRAGALLVLLSALGAAQAMAAPTGAALLPPDGARFLVNQRFDIRIEGQGSGPFSARLWVDGHRATLTSGAQGTVTTDGISSPGWAGFNLRGAHLEHKGQHTLTAELTDGSGTTTVTSHIQIIDPFFQGMGGRHRTRNIVIMLGDGMGIAHRTAARIVRYGVTAGNPNGRLEMDQFPGTGLVSTHSLNSIITDSAPGMACYSTGNHFINSQEGVYPAHVTNSFFAPRVEYMAEYLHRVKGTALGLVTTADVEDATPAANAVHTANRNNGTGVVDQYLDERKSTGLRVLLGGGRRWFLPSTTLYSSRTAGTGYPALPADVLAGWDLPATPAGQGSANRDLIADFKSAGFAYVDNSTDLKAAAAGHAPDKLLGLFGYGNMNVALDKVAKRRGILPPGASTFAVDDYKAPDQPMLDEMAEAAFHVLSRNHEGFVLMIEGAHIDKQSHLMDADRAIGETLEFDRAVGVARKWADRLGDTTVLVLADHECSGFSLIGALSLNGGIAALKNLPSDSASLDPGVVPARQNAVGTYDFAGFPSYQILNDGYPATMDIDNKMLIGFGANSDRYESWLSKPTPVIDSLLPGQFKGAGGLLGAKGYATIPELRDIDRNGFFVRGQLNGEGQAVHTAADIPVSAYSTGNRAWARFVGVQKNTDVFFKLMKAALGGDHPADNDPDDDD
- a CDS encoding STAS domain-containing protein, producing the protein MHLTQIMDKDVLILAPGQKLTAAEGKEDLSEAVHAALGLGVRKIVLDCSSVEFIDSLGVGQIVASFVSTRNLGGRLILCGIGSRIALVLRMANLHLVLDMRETGPEDIIW